A genomic region of Catalinimonas niigatensis contains the following coding sequences:
- a CDS encoding DUF6503 family protein, giving the protein MVYHQGSLKLSYWFGLIALLCSCSDTQQPSGTENELLSADSLPPLFQQMLEAHGGLEKWKQMQLLEFDLYSDTTWVDHQIVDLGSRKVLIRNDEYAIGYDGNNVWYTGEEKNLSGESARFYHNLQFYFFALPFVLADPGVVYEQLEARSFQGKTYDVMRFTYESEVGDSPKDEYIIYINPETHQMELLLYTVTYFSGVESDDYGARLYSEWQWVNGLLVPLTSERYSWAGDSLGELRYASSYRKVNMEERSPDQAMFLQPNDALVSD; this is encoded by the coding sequence ATGGTTTATCATCAAGGATCACTCAAGCTAAGCTACTGGTTCGGCCTGATTGCTTTACTCTGTTCATGTAGCGATACGCAACAGCCATCCGGTACTGAGAATGAGCTTTTATCAGCCGACTCGCTTCCCCCATTGTTTCAACAGATGCTGGAGGCACATGGTGGCTTGGAAAAATGGAAGCAAATGCAGCTTCTGGAGTTTGACCTGTATTCGGATACTACCTGGGTTGACCATCAGATTGTTGATTTGGGTTCCAGGAAAGTACTGATAAGGAATGATGAATATGCGATCGGTTATGACGGAAATAATGTATGGTATACTGGTGAAGAAAAAAATCTTTCCGGCGAGTCAGCGAGGTTTTACCATAATCTTCAATTCTACTTCTTTGCATTGCCCTTTGTCCTTGCTGACCCCGGAGTGGTTTATGAGCAGTTAGAAGCCCGTTCTTTTCAGGGTAAAACCTATGATGTAATGCGCTTTACTTACGAAAGCGAAGTAGGGGACTCTCCCAAAGATGAGTACATCATTTATATCAACCCTGAAACCCATCAGATGGAATTGCTGTTGTACACGGTAACCTACTTTTCCGGAGTAGAATCGGATGACTATGGTGCCCGACTATATTCAGAGTGGCAGTGGGTCAATGGTTTGTTGGTTCCGCTTACCAGCGAGAGGTACAGTTGGGCTGGCGATAGCCTGGGCGAGTTGCGCTACGCATCTTCATATAGAAAGGTAAACATGGAAGAAAGGTCACCTGATCAGGCCATGTTTCTTCAGCCCAATGATGCGCTGGTATCAGATTAA
- a CDS encoding RagB/SusD family nutrient uptake outer membrane protein, with the protein MRRECRIELFMESFRWEDLMRWKEVQKVVQEFPGYVFSGCRRMRSGSGRRHRLVIFIEEPAEKQNGVLYQTE; encoded by the coding sequence ATTCGCAGAGAATGTCGGATAGAACTGTTTATGGAAAGTTTCCGCTGGGAAGATCTGATGCGCTGGAAAGAAGTACAAAAAGTAGTGCAGGAGTTTCCGGGATATGTATTTTCCGGGTGTAGGCGAATGCGATCTGGAAGCGGAAGGAGACATAGATTAGTGATTTTTATCGAAGAACCGGCAGAGAAACAGAATGGTGTATTATATCAAACTGAGTGA
- a CDS encoding YybH family protein, translating to MLRVLFLLGLLFGGIACTSENQSADQEAIKSIMDNQVSCWNQGNLDCFMEGYLPSDSLMFIGKEGIVYGYQNTLDRYHKSYPDKDAMGTLSFNVIHLNRLSPAYYSMIGQWMLDRKEDDLQGYFTLLFKKINGQWFIIKDHSS from the coding sequence ATGCTTAGAGTTCTTTTTTTGTTAGGGTTATTATTCGGAGGTATTGCATGTACCTCCGAAAATCAATCTGCTGACCAGGAGGCCATCAAATCCATTATGGATAATCAGGTGTCCTGCTGGAACCAGGGGAATTTGGATTGCTTTATGGAAGGTTATCTGCCATCTGATTCGCTGATGTTTATCGGCAAAGAAGGTATTGTTTATGGCTATCAAAATACCCTGGACCGTTACCATAAAAGTTATCCTGATAAAGATGCGATGGGTACCCTTAGCTTTAATGTTATCCACTTGAATCGGCTCTCTCCAGCATATTATTCCATGATTGGGCAATGGATGCTGGATCGTAAGGAGGATGATCTTCAGGGGTATTTTACGCTACTCTTTAAAAAAATCAACGGGCAATGGTTTATCATCAAGGATCACTCAAGCTAA
- a CDS encoding 3-keto-disaccharide hydrolase: MKLTHYMLASLLLSFFFACQSQQQEESSAASETQAEPVSQDNDEDWVTLFDGSDVSQWKNYNEEGFGWEVVNGELTTDGSSGDIITKDTYENYILEFDWKIERGGNSGVIYNTVEDKKYVSTHETGPEYQLIDAENYKEVHDYALEDNQVTAANYALHVPSSQPVKPAGEYNHSKIVVDQGKVEHWLNGEKVVEYELWTAEWKEMVAQTKFKDMPDYGKAKSGHIALQGHGDQVWFKEIKIKEL; encoded by the coding sequence ATGAAACTAACCCACTACATGCTTGCCTCACTATTATTAAGCTTCTTTTTTGCCTGTCAATCGCAACAGCAGGAAGAGTCATCTGCTGCCTCTGAAACTCAGGCTGAACCAGTGTCTCAAGACAATGACGAAGATTGGGTGACGCTTTTTGATGGCTCTGATGTAAGTCAATGGAAAAATTACAATGAAGAGGGCTTCGGATGGGAGGTAGTCAATGGAGAATTGACTACTGATGGTTCAAGTGGCGACATCATTACCAAAGATACCTACGAAAACTATATCCTGGAATTTGACTGGAAAATAGAACGAGGTGGAAACAGTGGTGTCATCTATAATACGGTAGAAGATAAAAAATATGTGAGCACTCACGAAACCGGACCTGAGTATCAGTTGATTGATGCTGAGAACTACAAAGAAGTGCATGACTATGCACTGGAAGACAATCAGGTGACAGCGGCTAATTATGCATTGCATGTGCCTAGTAGCCAGCCTGTAAAGCCTGCCGGTGAGTATAACCATTCAAAAATTGTGGTGGATCAGGGCAAAGTAGAGCATTGGCTCAATGGTGAGAAAGTTGTAGAATATGAACTTTGGACAGCGGAATGGAAAGAAATGGTAGCCCAGACCAAATTCAAGGATATGCCTGACTACGGTAAAGCAAAATCAGGCCATATTGCCCTGCAAGGACATGGAGACCAGGTGTGGTTTAAAGAAATCAAAATTAAAGAACTCTAA
- a CDS encoding CitMHS family transporter has translation MLAILGVTTIVALLFLVMTKKASAVVALILVPVITGAMAGLGVELVDFITEGIKSIAPTGVMFIFAILFFGILTDAGTFRPIINRLLKLAGNDPARVAVASALLAMIVHLDGSGAVTFLVTIPAFLTVYDQLKMRRSTLACIVALAAGTMNIVPWGGPTIRAATALDVPVTALFNPILFPVLIGLATVLFIAYMLGKKERSGDVEIKTIVESQETNTELERPRLFWLNMMLIISAVGLLISGLAPPHVIFMVAFVIAISLNYPNVKDQAKRIDAHAKAAMLMASILFAAGCFTGILKGSGMIDAMAESAVMYIPDAVGNHLPVIIGILSMPASLLFDPDSFYFGILPLLAATTTHFGGDSIEIGRAAIMGQMTTGFPISPLTGATFLLIGLTGVDLGDHQKKTIPYAFLITMIILTVSLLIGAITF, from the coding sequence ATGCTGGCCATTCTAGGAGTAACCACTATCGTTGCCTTACTATTCTTGGTAATGACCAAAAAAGCCTCAGCAGTGGTAGCCTTAATTTTGGTTCCAGTGATTACCGGGGCAATGGCAGGCTTGGGGGTTGAACTCGTTGATTTCATTACTGAAGGGATCAAATCCATTGCTCCCACCGGGGTCATGTTCATATTTGCCATTCTTTTTTTTGGTATCCTGACCGATGCCGGAACATTCCGACCCATCATCAACCGATTATTGAAACTAGCAGGAAATGACCCTGCCAGAGTAGCAGTAGCTTCTGCCTTGCTAGCCATGATTGTGCATCTGGATGGCTCTGGCGCTGTAACATTTTTGGTCACGATTCCAGCATTTTTGACGGTATATGATCAGCTAAAAATGCGCAGATCAACATTAGCCTGCATTGTAGCCCTGGCAGCAGGTACCATGAACATTGTTCCCTGGGGAGGGCCCACCATTCGGGCAGCAACAGCTTTAGATGTGCCTGTCACAGCATTGTTTAACCCGATCCTGTTTCCTGTATTGATCGGATTGGCGACCGTTTTGTTCATCGCCTACATGCTGGGTAAGAAAGAAAGGAGTGGTGATGTAGAAATTAAAACCATCGTTGAAAGTCAGGAAACCAATACTGAACTTGAAAGGCCCAGGCTTTTTTGGTTAAATATGATGCTAATTATTTCGGCAGTAGGCCTACTCATCTCGGGACTTGCTCCTCCACACGTCATCTTTATGGTGGCGTTTGTGATAGCGATTAGCCTCAATTACCCCAATGTAAAAGATCAGGCAAAACGCATTGATGCGCATGCCAAAGCAGCCATGTTGATGGCTAGTATTCTCTTTGCCGCAGGTTGTTTTACCGGGATTCTAAAAGGCTCGGGAATGATTGATGCCATGGCAGAATCTGCCGTGATGTATATTCCTGATGCAGTAGGGAACCATTTACCAGTAATCATCGGTATCCTTTCCATGCCTGCAAGTCTACTGTTTGACCCCGATTCTTTTTACTTCGGGATATTGCCGTTGTTAGCTGCTACCACTACTCATTTTGGAGGAGATTCCATAGAAATAGGCCGGGCAGCCATCATGGGCCAGATGACAACAGGATTTCCTATCAGTCCGCTTACCGGAGCGACATTCCTTCTGATTGGATTGACGGGTGTGGATTTGGGGGACCATCAGAAAAAAACCATTCCCTATGCCTTTTTAATTACCATGATTATTCTAACCGTTTCTCTTCTTATTGGTGCCATAACTTTTTGA
- a CDS encoding acyclic terpene utilization AtuA family protein has protein sequence MKKIRIGSGAGYGGDRLEPALTLMEQGKLDYIGFECLAERTIALAQKEKKNHSEKGYNPLLEYRMEKVLPLAHKYKVKVITNMGAANPEAALEAICSIADRLNIKGMKVAAVLGDDVLDYVKNHRSLKIIETGKALSTIEDRIISANAYLGADGIVQALQNDADIVITGRVSDPALFLAPMIHEFNWEMDDFDKLGKGTLIGHLLECAGQVCGGYFADLRRKVVPDLWDIGFPFIEVDETGEGFISKVKETGGIINTATCTEQLLYEIHDPSSYLTPDCIADFSNVKFEAIAKDKVKFNKASGKPPTDTYKVSVGYHNGYYGEGQISYGGMDCLERAELASEIVKKRLKIFDFQDLSIDFIGMNSISPLEIEAFNVPEVRLRVSGRTETREQAQQIGRELETLYTNGPAGGGGATQTTDEVISVVSVLVPKTEIKTKIIYSYT, from the coding sequence ATGAAAAAAATTAGAATAGGTAGCGGAGCAGGGTATGGAGGTGACCGCCTGGAACCTGCGCTTACCTTAATGGAGCAAGGTAAGCTGGATTATATCGGCTTTGAATGTCTGGCGGAGCGTACCATTGCGCTGGCTCAAAAGGAAAAGAAGAACCATTCTGAAAAAGGATACAACCCTTTGCTGGAATATCGTATGGAAAAGGTGCTCCCCCTGGCCCATAAATATAAGGTAAAAGTCATCACCAACATGGGAGCCGCCAATCCGGAAGCTGCTTTAGAAGCCATCTGTAGCATAGCGGATAGGCTAAATATTAAGGGAATGAAAGTGGCGGCTGTTTTAGGAGATGATGTGCTGGACTATGTAAAAAATCATAGATCCTTGAAAATCATTGAAACCGGAAAGGCACTTTCCACCATAGAAGACCGTATTATTTCTGCCAATGCCTATTTAGGAGCGGATGGAATTGTACAAGCATTACAAAACGATGCAGACATTGTCATCACGGGAAGAGTATCAGACCCGGCACTATTTTTAGCGCCTATGATTCATGAGTTCAATTGGGAAATGGACGACTTTGATAAACTCGGCAAAGGAACACTGATAGGACACCTTCTCGAATGTGCTGGGCAGGTATGTGGTGGATACTTTGCAGATCTTCGCAGAAAAGTAGTTCCAGATCTATGGGATATTGGCTTTCCTTTCATAGAAGTTGATGAGACGGGTGAGGGATTTATATCTAAAGTAAAAGAGACTGGAGGAATAATTAACACAGCGACCTGTACCGAACAACTTCTATACGAAATACACGATCCTTCCTCTTACCTGACCCCAGATTGTATAGCTGACTTTTCTAATGTTAAATTTGAAGCTATAGCAAAAGACAAAGTCAAATTCAATAAAGCTAGTGGCAAGCCTCCAACTGATACTTATAAAGTAAGTGTGGGTTATCATAACGGATATTATGGGGAAGGTCAGATTAGCTACGGGGGAATGGATTGTCTGGAGAGAGCTGAATTAGCCAGTGAAATCGTAAAGAAGAGATTAAAAATATTTGACTTCCAGGATTTAAGCATTGACTTTATCGGGATGAATTCAATATCACCTTTAGAGATTGAAGCGTTCAATGTTCCAGAAGTCAGACTCAGGGTATCAGGTAGAACTGAAACTCGCGAGCAAGCTCAACAAATTGGCCGGGAGTTGGAAACACTCTACACCAATGGACCAGCAGGTGGAGGTGGCGCAACTCAAACTACGGACGAAGTTATATCTGTCGTTTCTGTTCTGGTACCTAAAACCGAAATTAAAACAAAAATTATTTATTCATACACCTGA
- a CDS encoding Gfo/Idh/MocA family protein, which yields MTDLNANKSRRQFIKKLGGTAAAVIGTPVAMASSTGPQILKRRSAVPANDRINVACIGMGLMGFGDVNTALTQDGVEFIAAADCYQGHLTKIKEVYGEQVKTTMNFHEILDNPEVDAVIIATPDHWHDRMSIEAMKKGKAVYCEKPMVQEINEGHEVIKVHQQTKVPFQVGSQWASSIAMQKAKELYEAGEIGELNFVEVYTDRFDARGAWQYSIPPDASKQTCDWEMFQGDATDLPFDPVRFFRWRNYQDYGTGMAGDLFVHLFTRLHTITGSHGPDRIYATGGLRYWEDGRDVADVMLGLLDYPETDKHPAFNMSLRVNFVDGSGGGDRTRLVGNEGEMVLGGNSVTIRKKKLPKAPGFGGWDTYETFPEATQEAFKEKYYQQYGDQKVEMIPPGEMTYSAPDGYDMRQDHFADWFNAIRNGGQPIEDPVFGLRAAGPALACNMSLYQNKLINWDPEKMQVVSA from the coding sequence ATGACTGACCTCAATGCAAATAAATCCCGTCGTCAATTTATCAAAAAACTGGGAGGTACTGCCGCAGCTGTAATTGGCACTCCGGTAGCTATGGCTTCATCCACCGGTCCTCAAATTCTGAAAAGAAGAAGTGCAGTACCCGCCAACGACCGTATCAATGTAGCTTGTATCGGTATGGGACTGATGGGTTTTGGCGATGTTAATACTGCGCTTACTCAGGATGGTGTAGAGTTTATTGCTGCTGCCGATTGCTACCAGGGGCACCTTACCAAAATCAAAGAAGTGTATGGCGAGCAGGTGAAGACCACCATGAATTTCCACGAAATTCTGGATAATCCTGAAGTGGATGCAGTGATCATCGCCACGCCTGACCATTGGCACGACCGTATGTCTATTGAAGCCATGAAAAAAGGGAAAGCAGTTTACTGCGAAAAGCCGATGGTGCAGGAAATCAATGAAGGACATGAAGTAATCAAAGTGCATCAGCAGACCAAAGTGCCTTTTCAGGTAGGGAGCCAATGGGCTAGCTCTATCGCCATGCAAAAGGCCAAAGAACTCTATGAAGCAGGAGAGATCGGTGAGCTTAATTTTGTAGAAGTCTATACCGATAGGTTTGATGCCCGTGGCGCCTGGCAATATTCTATTCCACCCGATGCTTCCAAACAAACCTGCGATTGGGAGATGTTTCAGGGCGATGCTACTGATTTACCCTTTGATCCGGTACGTTTTTTCCGCTGGCGGAATTATCAGGATTATGGTACCGGTATGGCGGGCGACCTTTTCGTGCATCTGTTTACCCGTCTTCATACCATCACGGGTTCTCATGGTCCCGACCGGATTTATGCCACCGGAGGTCTCCGCTACTGGGAAGATGGCCGGGATGTAGCTGATGTAATGCTGGGCTTGTTAGATTATCCTGAAACAGATAAGCATCCTGCCTTCAATATGTCACTAAGGGTCAACTTTGTGGATGGCTCGGGTGGGGGAGACCGTACCCGTCTGGTAGGTAACGAAGGAGAAATGGTGCTGGGAGGGAATAGTGTGACCATCAGGAAAAAGAAACTGCCCAAAGCACCTGGCTTTGGCGGATGGGATACCTACGAAACTTTTCCTGAAGCCACTCAAGAGGCTTTCAAAGAAAAGTACTACCAGCAATATGGAGATCAGAAAGTAGAGATGATTCCTCCCGGCGAAATGACCTATAGCGCACCTGATGGATATGACATGCGTCAGGATCACTTTGCCGACTGGTTCAATGCCATTCGTAATGGCGGGCAGCCTATTGAAGATCCGGTATTTGGACTGAGGGCTGCAGGCCCTGCCCTGGCTTGTAATATGAGCCTATACCAAAATAAGCTGATCAACTGGGACCCTGAGAAGATGCAAGTGGTGTCTGCTTAA
- a CDS encoding T9SS type B sorting domain-containing protein, with product MKKIVFFAVLIIIFFLGLIHNSFAQQEAANWYFGDYAGIQFSSCTSTALTDSEMYAEEGTAVMSDSDGNLLFYTNGLSIWNHQHQVMENGKLPLHWKIQNEYDSTTTTQAALIVPDPGEEKQYYVFLTSPRSGNISDGRFCYVKVDMAANDGTGKVLSSPICLADSLTERLTAVHHANGKDIWVMTQSFETAEILAFLVNEEGINLPIKSPTGKNFTRTTTRENATGQMKVSPDGKKLAYTYWEPAMTYFYQNYIGVMDFDATTGKATNPSFAEIRLMQELYFGIEFSPQSSYLYVSSNRKVMQFSINPSDNTLTNRTELYDFGEVSPVASTRHSLQLAPNGYIYVANNFYLDAILYPDLAGKSATYVPYYQELGGGTTAKVGLPNFIQSYFLISPTPPHCDIRLEKFESCVPDTSIVSLVTPYPEQIDSVIWETSKPTYPPHIQEFSIRLFLTTDWTMNVSATVYFKDGKDTTLTTPLNVERLTLQLPADTAICRGDTLWLNTPNKGYYYLERNNYGTIEKVETEGGRWPITEFGHYKVYQTFGKCYISDVINVNVIEPPAPVDLGEDTVLCKNSFTWTLYATQPDNFQTYTYLWQDGSQEEMLVGIYETGTYWVRVENECGWQIDTIHITFEEPLLADLGEDVILCEGETLTLSVDDSPASWSWSTGSTDASITINKAGTYWVEMSNSCGWVRDSIMVIYDQWHPLTLPDSVMACTNETVSLDAGPHYRNYQWSSGERSPVITATQSGWYEVEVANACGVQTARTWVELIQPENTLIPNVITPNDDGQNDFFRLHQTLQGSRLTIYNRWGKKLYQDSAYQNTWKGEGLSSGVYFYTLDHP from the coding sequence TTGAAAAAGATTGTATTCTTCGCCGTCCTTATCATTATATTTTTTCTAGGCTTAATTCATAATAGCTTTGCTCAGCAGGAAGCTGCAAATTGGTATTTTGGAGATTATGCAGGAATCCAATTTTCATCCTGCACTTCTACTGCCCTTACAGATAGTGAGATGTATGCTGAAGAGGGTACAGCAGTGATGTCTGATTCCGATGGTAATTTACTTTTTTATACCAATGGTCTTTCTATCTGGAACCATCAACATCAGGTGATGGAAAATGGCAAATTGCCCCTGCATTGGAAAATACAAAACGAATACGATAGTACGACCACTACTCAGGCCGCTTTGATTGTACCCGACCCTGGGGAAGAGAAACAGTATTATGTATTCCTAACCAGTCCAAGATCAGGAAATATTAGCGATGGAAGGTTTTGTTATGTCAAAGTAGATATGGCTGCTAATGATGGAACAGGTAAGGTACTTAGTTCACCCATCTGTCTTGCTGATTCACTTACCGAACGGCTTACTGCTGTGCATCATGCCAACGGAAAAGACATTTGGGTCATGACACAAAGTTTTGAAACAGCAGAAATTCTGGCATTTCTGGTTAATGAAGAGGGAATAAATCTACCTATCAAAAGCCCGACTGGAAAAAACTTTACCAGAACGACAACCCGTGAGAATGCCACAGGGCAAATGAAAGTATCCCCTGATGGTAAAAAGCTGGCCTACACCTATTGGGAACCTGCTATGACTTACTTCTATCAAAATTATATTGGAGTGATGGATTTTGATGCCACTACAGGAAAAGCAACTAACCCATCTTTTGCCGAGATAAGACTAATGCAGGAACTTTATTTTGGAATAGAATTCTCACCTCAGTCAAGCTATCTCTATGTCTCTTCCAACCGTAAAGTCATGCAGTTTAGCATCAATCCTTCTGACAATACATTGACTAACCGTACTGAACTATATGATTTTGGAGAAGTCTCTCCGGTCGCTTCAACAAGACATAGTTTACAATTAGCTCCTAACGGATATATTTATGTAGCTAATAACTTTTATCTGGATGCCATACTCTATCCCGATCTTGCAGGAAAAAGCGCTACTTATGTTCCTTACTACCAAGAGCTCGGAGGTGGCACAACTGCGAAAGTAGGTCTACCAAATTTTATTCAAAGCTATTTCCTTATCTCTCCTACTCCACCCCATTGTGATATTCGATTGGAAAAGTTTGAGTCCTGCGTTCCGGATACTTCAATTGTAAGCTTAGTTACTCCTTATCCTGAACAAATTGACTCAGTGATTTGGGAAACTAGCAAGCCTACCTATCCCCCACATATACAAGAGTTTAGCATACGCCTATTCTTAACTACTGACTGGACAATGAATGTGTCAGCCACTGTCTATTTCAAAGATGGTAAGGATACTACTTTGACCACTCCGCTCAATGTTGAAAGACTAACACTCCAACTTCCGGCAGATACTGCTATTTGTAGAGGAGATACACTTTGGTTAAATACTCCGAACAAAGGATACTATTATTTAGAAAGAAATAATTATGGTACAATAGAGAAAGTTGAGACAGAGGGAGGACGCTGGCCTATTACAGAGTTCGGGCATTATAAGGTGTATCAAACTTTCGGGAAATGTTATATTTCTGATGTTATCAATGTCAATGTAATAGAACCTCCAGCGCCTGTAGATCTGGGTGAAGATACTGTTCTGTGCAAAAATTCTTTTACATGGACACTATATGCTACTCAACCTGATAATTTTCAAACTTACACCTATCTATGGCAGGATGGCTCTCAGGAAGAAATGTTAGTCGGAATCTATGAAACAGGGACTTACTGGGTAAGAGTTGAAAACGAATGTGGATGGCAGATTGATACCATACATATCACTTTTGAAGAACCGCTGCTTGCTGACCTGGGTGAAGACGTTATACTCTGCGAAGGCGAGACTTTAACTCTATCCGTAGATGATTCACCTGCCAGTTGGTCCTGGTCTACCGGAAGCACCGATGCTAGTATTACTATCAACAAGGCAGGTACTTACTGGGTAGAAATGAGCAATAGCTGTGGCTGGGTCAGAGATAGCATCATGGTGATTTATGATCAATGGCATCCGTTAACTCTGCCCGATTCAGTAATGGCTTGTACTAATGAAACCGTTAGCTTGGATGCAGGTCCTCACTATCGGAATTATCAATGGTCTAGCGGGGAAAGAAGTCCTGTGATTACTGCCACTCAAAGTGGATGGTATGAAGTGGAGGTAGCCAATGCCTGTGGTGTGCAAACTGCCAGAACCTGGGTAGAACTTATCCAACCTGAAAATACCCTGATTCCCAATGTCATCACCCCTAATGATGATGGACAAAATGATTTCTTTCGTCTGCACCAAACCTTGCAAGGCAGTAGGTTGACCATTTATAACCGCTGGGGTAAGAAACTATATCAAGACAGTGCATACCAAAATACCTGGAAGGGAGAAGGACTTTCTTCCGGAGTATACTTCTATACCCTTGATCATCCTTGA
- a CDS encoding alpha/beta hydrolase, translating to MKKYLLFLLLGYSALCNAQTIKGTVVTDSIYSKRLENQFGENPTRAVSVYLPPGYDGSNQSYPVIYFLHGFTGDNTMLSSMSEILDYAISAKRIRPFILVVPDQKTTYGGSFYSNSGVFGNWEDFTVFDLVDYMDKTYRTIPDKESRGITGHSMGGYGALKIAMHHPDIFNTVYAISPGALTIVREYGPNSDTFKGLSTISTLEELKKTYFGAVMVAFGRSWSPNPNKPPFYCDFPFEYEGNELTVHQDVLQKWYDNMPLHMIDENLENLQKLKAIKLDWGRNAGERFTLQCDMFSQRLENVGIKHFAEEYIGTHVSDIYTEQGRIPQQVLPFFDEYLKFE from the coding sequence ATGAAAAAGTATTTACTATTTCTCCTTTTGGGCTACTCGGCACTTTGCAACGCACAAACTATTAAAGGTACGGTCGTTACAGACTCTATTTATTCCAAGCGCTTAGAAAATCAATTTGGAGAAAATCCTACCAGGGCTGTATCCGTCTATCTTCCCCCTGGGTATGATGGAAGTAATCAGAGCTACCCTGTCATCTACTTTCTTCATGGTTTCACCGGTGATAACACCATGCTTTCTTCTATGTCAGAAATTCTGGATTATGCCATATCAGCAAAGCGAATCCGGCCATTTATCCTGGTAGTCCCTGATCAGAAAACTACCTACGGAGGAAGTTTTTATAGTAATTCCGGCGTTTTTGGCAACTGGGAAGACTTTACGGTCTTTGATCTGGTAGACTATATGGATAAGACCTACCGAACCATCCCTGACAAAGAAAGTCGTGGAATTACAGGTCATAGTATGGGGGGGTATGGCGCGCTTAAAATTGCCATGCACCACCCAGACATATTCAATACTGTGTATGCCATCAGCCCTGGTGCTTTAACGATCGTGAGAGAATACGGACCCAATAGTGATACATTCAAAGGGTTATCAACTATAAGTACACTTGAAGAACTCAAAAAGACCTATTTCGGTGCCGTTATGGTTGCCTTTGGCAGATCATGGTCCCCCAATCCAAACAAACCTCCTTTTTATTGTGATTTCCCTTTTGAATATGAGGGAAACGAGTTAACAGTACACCAGGATGTACTGCAAAAGTGGTACGATAACATGCCGCTTCATATGATAGATGAAAACCTTGAGAACCTGCAAAAGCTGAAGGCCATAAAACTGGATTGGGGAAGAAATGCAGGTGAGCGCTTTACCCTTCAATGCGACATGTTTAGCCAAAGACTGGAAAATGTGGGCATCAAACATTTTGCTGAAGAATATATTGGAACCCATGTCAGTGACATTTACACGGAACAAGGCAGAATTCCACAACAAGTATTGCCTTTCTTTGATGAATATTTAAAGTTTGAATAA